The genomic segment TGAGCCATGTTTAATTTACTAACTTATGATTTTATGCAACGGGCTTTTCTGGCTGTGATTGCTATGAGTTTGTTCTCACCTATTTTAGGAACGTTTTTAATTCTACGTCGTCAAAGTTTGATGAGTGATACACTTAGTCATGTGTCGCTTTCAGGAGTTGCATTTGGCTTGGTATTGGGTATTTCACCTACAATTTCAACAGTCATTATCGTGATGATTGCGGCAGTTTTTCTAGAGTATCTGCGCACTATCTACAAAGATTTTATGGAAATCGGAACAGCCATTTTAATGTCGACAGGACTTGCTATTGCTTTGATTGTGATGAGCAGGGGCAAAAGCTCCAGTTCCATGAGCTTAGACCAATATTTGTTTGGCTCTATTGTTACGATTAGTACGGAGCAGGTGATTTCGCTGTTTGTTATTGCGGCGATTGTACTTGTGTTGACTTTTCTCTTCATTCGGCCAATGTATATTTTGACCTTTGATGAAGATACAGCCTTTGTGGACGGTCTACCTGTGCGTACTATGTCTATTCTATTTAATATCGTGACAGGTGTTGCCATTGCTCTCATGATTCCAGCGGCAGGTGCGCTGTTGGTATCGACCATTATGGTGTTGCCGGCAAGTATTGCTTTACGGCTTGGGAAAAATTTCAAATCTGTTATTCTATTAGCTAATTTTATCGGATTTGTAGGTATGATTGCTGGATTGTATATTTCTTACTATGCTGAAACGCCAGCCAGTGCAAGTATTACGATTATTTTTGTTGGTGTATTTTTACTAGTGAATCTATTAAAAAAATTTATCAAATAGGAGTGAAAAATGAAGAAAATTGGTCTATTAGTAGCAAGCTTACTAAGTCTCTTTTTAGTGGCTTGTTCCAATCAAAAAAGCGC from the Streptococcus constellatus subsp. constellatus genome contains:
- a CDS encoding metal ABC transporter permease, which produces MFNLLTYDFMQRAFLAVIAMSLFSPILGTFLILRRQSLMSDTLSHVSLSGVAFGLVLGISPTISTVIIVMIAAVFLEYLRTIYKDFMEIGTAILMSTGLAIALIVMSRGKSSSSMSLDQYLFGSIVTISTEQVISLFVIAAIVLVLTFLFIRPMYILTFDEDTAFVDGLPVRTMSILFNIVTGVAIALMIPAAGALLVSTIMVLPASIALRLGKNFKSVILLANFIGFVGMIAGLYISYYAETPASASITIIFVGVFLLVNLLKKFIK